Proteins encoded together in one Bradyrhizobium sp. PSBB068 window:
- a CDS encoding EAL domain-containing protein, with protein sequence MDSLLGNLKVKSAAAFRFATGRLSRLALTKGSIRAQILIFCLAMSAVAVALGGYSILGIRHAGDLVAKTFDESLMSINYARAAGADFASMRVASSQRLLTTDPDIRAGLDSQIEKLAKTLSEDLTIAADRSQSSRAAQAAAKVQEAADAWMALHRRAIASSVEGNSAVDPHASGTTVGDVDRYSRIVSQQVELLVNYTAGDGFLFRQKALSTIKRDLQLNVAGLTVALFLSALFSWLLARRIIGPVAIASRAARSIAGGDLDATVPKGGTDELGTLLTAMETMRDNIRRMVDREVSQRRSAQARLSDALETSPEGVVLLDADGQIALANSRASEFIRLSPQLLQSDRLDAPSLAPADGDNDGFASEARLSDGRWLRVSRSETQEGGVVLVYSDISTLKQQKAELHETNLRLDAALTHMSQGLCLYNSEARLQVANRRFCEIFDISPELVVPGMTMEDVLGLSVAAGNHADRTVADLLAERERSMAQHDGNYLQHLADGRIIAIAQRPTTDGGWLVTCEDVTEQQRAESQIAFMARHDALTKLPNRTLLAERIELAVAQVGRGSGFAVFCLDLDNFKQVNDTLGHPVGDELLCAVADRLNACVREVDTVARLGGDEFAVIQCGVQGGEEAERLARRIVECVGAPYELNGHRVVVGCSVGISMSPGDGTTGEKLLKNADVALYRAKMEGRGTWRFFEPAMDASLQRRRAIELDLREAMLKDEFSLFYQPLYDLHLDRICGFEALLRWHHPKRGLVPPDQFIPIAEEIGLIGPLGEWVLGRACEQAVTWPSEMKLAVNVSAVQFRDPDFTDVVVNALAASKLSPRRLELEITESVFLVNSSETLATLHKLKAQGVRIALDDFGTGYSSLSYLRSFPFDKLKIDKSFVRDATATHGSKSIVRAVISLGRSLGMTTIAEGIETVEQLDHMRAEGCNEAQGFLFSHPVPVTEIAAKILELRSGFKPAAVKKAMAS encoded by the coding sequence ATGGACAGCCTATTAGGCAACCTCAAGGTGAAGAGCGCTGCGGCCTTTCGGTTCGCAACCGGCCGCCTGTCGCGCCTTGCGCTGACCAAGGGTTCGATCCGCGCCCAGATTCTGATTTTTTGCCTCGCGATGAGCGCTGTTGCCGTCGCGCTCGGCGGATACTCCATCCTGGGGATCCGCCACGCCGGCGATCTGGTGGCCAAGACGTTCGATGAATCCCTGATGTCGATCAATTACGCCCGTGCCGCCGGTGCGGACTTCGCCTCGATGCGGGTCGCCTCGTCACAGCGCCTGCTGACCACGGATCCGGATATCCGTGCCGGCCTCGACAGCCAGATCGAGAAACTCGCGAAGACGCTCTCCGAGGATCTGACGATCGCGGCCGACCGGTCGCAGTCCTCGCGGGCTGCGCAAGCCGCCGCAAAGGTCCAGGAAGCTGCCGACGCCTGGATGGCGCTGCATCGCCGCGCGATCGCATCGTCGGTGGAGGGAAATTCGGCCGTCGATCCGCATGCATCGGGCACCACGGTCGGCGACGTCGATCGCTACTCCAGGATCGTCAGCCAGCAGGTCGAGCTGCTGGTGAACTATACCGCCGGCGACGGCTTTCTGTTCCGGCAGAAGGCGCTCTCGACGATCAAGCGGGACCTGCAGCTCAACGTCGCCGGGCTGACGGTCGCGCTGTTCCTGTCGGCGCTGTTCTCGTGGTTGTTGGCCCGCCGCATCATCGGTCCTGTCGCCATTGCATCGCGGGCCGCTCGCAGCATCGCCGGCGGCGACCTCGATGCGACCGTCCCCAAGGGCGGTACCGACGAACTGGGTACGCTGCTGACCGCCATGGAAACCATGCGCGACAACATCAGGCGGATGGTCGATCGGGAGGTGTCGCAACGCCGCTCCGCGCAGGCGCGGCTTTCCGACGCGCTTGAAACGTCGCCGGAAGGCGTCGTGCTGCTCGATGCGGATGGCCAGATCGCGCTGGCCAATTCGCGGGCGAGCGAATTCATCCGCCTCTCGCCGCAGCTTCTGCAATCGGATCGGCTCGATGCCCCGAGCCTGGCGCCGGCCGACGGTGACAACGATGGTTTTGCGAGCGAAGCGCGGCTGTCGGACGGACGCTGGCTGCGTGTCAGCCGCAGCGAGACGCAGGAGGGCGGCGTCGTCCTGGTCTACAGCGATATCTCCACGTTGAAGCAGCAGAAGGCGGAGCTGCACGAGACCAATCTGCGGCTCGATGCGGCGCTCACGCACATGTCGCAGGGGCTGTGCCTCTACAACAGCGAGGCGCGGCTGCAGGTCGCCAATCGCCGGTTCTGCGAAATCTTCGATATTTCGCCGGAGCTCGTCGTCCCCGGGATGACCATGGAGGACGTGCTCGGGCTCAGCGTCGCCGCGGGCAATCATGCGGACCGAACCGTCGCCGACCTGTTGGCGGAGCGCGAGCGCTCGATGGCCCAGCACGACGGCAACTATCTGCAGCATCTTGCCGATGGGCGGATCATCGCCATCGCGCAGCGGCCGACAACCGACGGCGGCTGGCTCGTCACCTGCGAGGATGTCACCGAACAGCAGCGGGCCGAGTCGCAGATCGCGTTCATGGCGCGGCACGATGCCCTGACCAAGCTGCCGAACCGCACGCTGCTGGCCGAACGGATCGAGCTGGCGGTCGCGCAGGTCGGCCGCGGATCCGGCTTCGCGGTGTTCTGCCTCGATCTCGACAATTTCAAACAGGTCAACGACACGCTCGGGCACCCGGTCGGCGACGAACTGCTCTGTGCGGTCGCGGACCGGCTCAACGCCTGCGTCCGCGAGGTCGATACCGTTGCCCGTTTGGGCGGCGACGAGTTCGCGGTCATTCAGTGTGGCGTGCAGGGCGGCGAGGAGGCCGAACGCCTGGCCCGCCGCATCGTGGAATGCGTCGGCGCCCCCTATGAGCTGAACGGGCATCGCGTCGTGGTCGGCTGCAGCGTCGGCATCTCGATGTCGCCGGGCGACGGCACCACCGGCGAGAAGCTGCTGAAGAATGCCGACGTCGCCCTGTACCGCGCCAAGATGGAAGGCCGCGGCACCTGGCGCTTCTTCGAGCCTGCGATGGACGCCAGCCTGCAGCGGCGTAGGGCGATCGAGCTCGACCTTCGCGAGGCGATGCTCAAGGACGAGTTCTCGCTGTTCTACCAGCCGCTCTACGATCTCCATCTCGACCGCATCTGCGGCTTCGAGGCGCTGCTGCGCTGGCATCATCCGAAGCGCGGATTGGTGCCGCCGGACCAGTTCATTCCGATCGCGGAGGAGATCGGCCTGATCGGTCCACTGGGCGAATGGGTGCTCGGCCGCGCTTGCGAACAGGCCGTCACCTGGCCGAGCGAGATGAAGCTCGCGGTCAACGTCTCCGCGGTGCAGTTTCGCGATCCCGACTTCACCGACGTCGTCGTCAACGCGCTCGCGGCGTCGAAATTGTCGCCGCGCCGGCTGGAGCTCGAAATCACCGAGTCGGTGTTCCTCGTCAACAGCAGCGAGACGCTTGCAACGCTGCACAAGCTGAAAGCCCAGGGCGTGCGCATTGCGCTCGACGATTTCGGCACCGGTTACTCGTCGCTGAGCTATCTGCGCAGCTTCCCGTTCGACAAGCTCAAGATCGACAAATCCTTCGTGCGCGACGCGACCGCGACGCATGGATCGAAATCGATCGTGCGCGCGGTCATCAGCCTGGGCAGGAGCCTCGGCATGACCACGATCGCCGAAGGCATCGAGACCGTCGAGCAGCTCGACCACATGCGGGCCGAGGGCTGCAACGAGGCCCAGGGCTTCCTGTTCAGCCATCCGGTCCCGGTGACCGAGATCGCGGCCAAGATCCTCGAACTGAGGAGCGGCTTCAAGCCGGCCGCGGTCAAGAAGGCGATGGCGAGCTAG
- a CDS encoding sigma-70 family RNA polymerase sigma factor, producing MPLTNELRDDILASVPSLRAFAISLSGNGDRADDLVQETLLRAIANIDSFQPGSNLPAWLFTILRNLFRSDYRKRRREVEDAEGNYAKTLKSQPSQAAHLEFEEFRAALEKLPQDQREALILVGASGFSYEDAAAICGCAVGTIKSRVNRARSKLSALLYVDSAEDFGPDNTVRAVIGGNGG from the coding sequence ATGCCTCTCACGAATGAACTTCGCGACGACATCCTGGCGTCGGTCCCGAGCCTGCGCGCGTTCGCGATCTCGCTATCCGGTAATGGTGACCGCGCCGACGATCTGGTGCAGGAGACGCTGCTGCGCGCGATCGCCAACATCGACTCGTTCCAGCCCGGCTCCAACCTTCCCGCGTGGTTGTTCACCATCCTGCGCAACCTGTTTCGCTCCGACTACCGCAAACGGCGCCGCGAAGTCGAGGATGCCGAGGGCAACTATGCCAAGACGCTGAAGAGCCAGCCGTCGCAGGCCGCGCATCTGGAGTTCGAGGAATTCCGCGCGGCGCTGGAAAAGCTGCCGCAGGACCAGCGCGAAGCGTTGATCCTGGTGGGCGCATCCGGCTTCTCCTACGAGGATGCCGCGGCGATCTGCGGCTGCGCGGTCGGCACTATCAAGAGCCGCGTCAACCGCGCGCGCTCGAAGCTCTCCGCGCTGCTCTATGTCGACAGCGCCGAGGATTTCGGTCCCGACAACACCGTGCGCGCCGTGATCGGCGGCAATGGCGGATAA
- a CDS encoding response regulator, whose protein sequence is MSRSQIVAEHLPLLRRYARALTGNQASGDAYVGAMLEALLQDGSLLDQAHGPRAGLFRLFTQIWNSVSVNNNDNEDVATLSLPPERRLSNITPLPRQAFLLLSLEGFSEEEVGYILGTDIAETRKLTDAAGREMAAEIATDVLIIEDETFIAMDLESLVKNLGHNVIGVARTHSDAVALATNKKPGLILADIQLADGSSGLDAVNELLRTFEVPVVFITAYPERFLTGERPEPAFLISKPFQPAMVSAVASQALFFQRNSRNRTPRAASA, encoded by the coding sequence ATGTCCCGATCGCAGATCGTTGCCGAACACCTTCCGCTGCTGCGCCGTTACGCACGCGCGCTGACCGGAAACCAGGCGTCGGGGGACGCCTATGTCGGGGCCATGCTCGAGGCCCTGCTGCAGGATGGATCATTGCTGGACCAGGCGCATGGCCCGCGCGCCGGCCTGTTTCGGCTGTTCACCCAGATCTGGAATTCGGTGTCGGTGAACAACAACGACAATGAAGACGTGGCGACGCTGTCTCTGCCGCCGGAGCGCCGGCTTTCCAACATCACGCCGCTGCCGCGGCAGGCCTTCCTGCTGCTGTCGCTGGAAGGCTTTTCGGAGGAGGAGGTCGGCTACATTCTCGGCACCGATATCGCCGAGACGCGCAAGCTGACCGATGCCGCCGGCCGCGAGATGGCCGCCGAGATCGCCACCGATGTCCTGATCATCGAGGACGAGACGTTCATCGCGATGGATCTCGAGAGTCTGGTGAAGAATCTCGGCCACAACGTTATCGGCGTCGCGCGCACCCACTCCGACGCGGTGGCGCTCGCCACGAACAAGAAGCCCGGCCTGATCCTCGCCGACATCCAGCTCGCCGACGGCTCGTCGGGCCTCGATGCGGTGAACGAGCTGCTGCGCACCTTCGAGGTGCCGGTGGTGTTCATCACGGCCTATCCGGAGCGCTTCCTGACCGGCGAACGGCCGGAGCCGGCATTCCTGATCTCGAAACCGTTCCAGCCGGCGATGGTGTCGGCGGTGGCGAGCCAGGCGCTGTTCTTCCAGCGCAACTCGCGCAACCGCACGCCGCGTGCGGCGTCGGCATGA
- a CDS encoding response regulator translates to MRIMLTSQQPIWIGWGDDLTFLYNDPYKSIIGGKHPRALGEPTRVVWHEIWDDIAPLLTKAMSGSEGTYVEAQLLIMERNGFPEETYYTFSYSPIPDADGLPAGIFCANTDDTQRVISERQLLLLRELASRAAEARNVGEACERSAEALATDPQDLPFAMIYLIDPEEQVARLAATSGIDRHHSGVKPQLALDGSEVWPIADVLAGRDGVLVQNLKSLFDLDFPSGGWRQAPQQAVVLPVLAAGDAVAGVLIAGLNPFRLFDERYTSFLGLVSTQIAAVISNAQAYEEERRRAEALAEIDRAKTTFFSNVSHEFRTPLTLMLSPLEELLSGGEGHLLPAQRSLAEIAHRNGQRLLKLVNTLLDFARIEAGRATASFEPVDLAALTSDLASNFRSAVEKAGLRLAIRTQPLPEPVYVDRDMWEKIVLNLLSNAFKFTFEGEIAVVVKASPDGAEVTVSDTGTGIPAAALSHVFERFHRVESARGRSFEGSGIGLALVRELVKQHGGQIRVESEIDRGTSFTITLPFGTDHLPADQINAIAPAERSSVRAQAYLDEAFGWLEGSETDDRPDPSSPEDLGLAAPAASGPRHRILLADDNADMREYVRRLLAPLYDVEAVEDGKAALEAVWRRRPDLVLSDIMMPRLDGISLLNALRADADLKGLPVIFLSARAGEEAKVEGLQIGADDYLVKPFSARELLARVAANLELSATRSERAVRLEEEAHVLELLNKVGSTVAGELNLDRAVQIVTDAATELTGAAFGSFFYNVINDKGESYMLYTLSGVPREAFSRFPMPRNTAVFAPTFNGDAIVRSDDILKDPRYGKNHPHYGMPKGHLPVRSYLAAPVVSRSGEVLGGLFFGHPEPGVFGDRAERLIAGIAAQAATAIDTARLFQAAEREVAERRRAEAALQILNTTLEQRVLEEVQERTKAEEQLRQIQKMEAVGQLTGGIAHDFNNMLAVIIAGLNLIQRKLDRGETDVERFVGAAIDGAQRAAGLTQRLLAFSRQQPLAPVTLDGNKMISGMADLLARTLGETISLETVLAAGLWRVRADPGQLENAVLNLCVNGRDAMPDGGKLTLETANSYVDEVAAKAYSIPSGQYVMIAVADNGVGMSADVIAKAFDPFFTTKGVGKGTGLGLSQVYGFVRQSGGHVKIYSEIGVGTTVKIYLPRHLGEAGPEFVRRVPMASYRGRTNEVILVVEDEDRVRGVSVEALRELGYTVVSAANPHEALKLLDGGLSVALLFTDVVMPSMSGRELAVQARDRIPGLKVLYTTGYTRNAIIHNGILDPGTNLLPKPFSIDELATKVREVLDGI, encoded by the coding sequence GTGCGCATCATGCTCACATCGCAGCAGCCGATCTGGATCGGCTGGGGTGACGATCTGACGTTCCTCTACAACGATCCCTACAAATCGATCATCGGCGGCAAGCATCCGCGCGCGCTCGGCGAGCCGACCCGCGTGGTCTGGCACGAGATCTGGGACGACATCGCGCCGCTCCTCACCAAGGCGATGAGCGGGAGCGAGGGCACCTATGTCGAGGCCCAGCTGCTGATCATGGAGCGCAACGGCTTCCCTGAAGAGACCTACTACACGTTTTCCTACAGCCCGATTCCCGATGCCGACGGTCTGCCCGCCGGAATTTTCTGTGCCAATACGGACGATACGCAGCGTGTCATTAGCGAGCGCCAGCTTTTGCTTCTGCGCGAGCTTGCCAGCCGTGCGGCCGAGGCGCGAAACGTCGGCGAGGCCTGCGAGCGCAGCGCCGAGGCCCTTGCGACCGATCCACAGGATTTGCCCTTTGCGATGATCTATCTGATCGATCCAGAGGAGCAGGTTGCGCGGCTGGCCGCAACCAGCGGCATCGACCGGCATCATAGCGGGGTAAAGCCGCAGCTGGCGCTCGACGGCAGCGAAGTGTGGCCGATCGCCGACGTGTTGGCGGGCCGCGACGGAGTGCTGGTGCAGAACCTGAAATCTCTGTTCGATCTCGATTTCCCTTCCGGTGGCTGGCGCCAGGCGCCGCAGCAGGCCGTCGTGCTTCCGGTACTTGCCGCCGGCGATGCGGTGGCGGGCGTCCTGATTGCTGGGCTCAACCCATTCCGCCTCTTCGACGAACGCTATACGAGCTTTCTCGGATTGGTATCGACGCAGATCGCCGCCGTCATCAGCAACGCCCAGGCCTACGAGGAGGAACGCCGCCGCGCTGAGGCGCTGGCCGAAATCGATCGCGCCAAGACCACCTTCTTCTCCAATGTCAGCCATGAATTCCGTACCCCGTTGACCTTGATGCTGAGCCCGCTCGAGGAATTGCTGTCCGGAGGGGAGGGCCACCTGCTGCCCGCGCAGCGCTCGTTGGCGGAAATCGCGCACCGCAACGGACAACGCCTGTTGAAGCTGGTCAACACTTTGCTCGACTTTGCGCGGATCGAGGCGGGTCGCGCCACCGCCAGCTTCGAGCCCGTCGACCTTGCGGCGCTGACGTCGGATCTCGCATCTAACTTCCGCTCCGCGGTCGAGAAAGCGGGTCTGCGCCTTGCGATCAGGACGCAACCGCTGCCCGAGCCGGTCTATGTCGATCGCGACATGTGGGAAAAGATCGTTCTCAATCTGCTGTCGAACGCGTTCAAGTTCACGTTCGAGGGCGAGATCGCGGTCGTGGTCAAGGCCTCGCCCGATGGCGCTGAAGTCACGGTCAGCGACACCGGGACCGGCATCCCCGCGGCGGCGCTGTCGCATGTGTTCGAGCGCTTTCACCGTGTCGAGAGCGCACGGGGCCGCTCCTTCGAGGGCAGCGGCATCGGTCTTGCGCTGGTGCGGGAGCTCGTGAAGCAGCATGGCGGCCAGATAAGGGTCGAGAGCGAGATTGATCGCGGCACCTCGTTCACCATCACGCTCCCGTTCGGAACGGATCATCTTCCCGCCGATCAGATCAACGCGATCGCGCCGGCCGAACGGAGCAGCGTCCGTGCCCAGGCCTATCTCGACGAGGCGTTCGGATGGCTGGAAGGGAGCGAGACCGACGATCGGCCCGATCCGTCCTCGCCCGAGGATCTCGGTTTGGCCGCGCCTGCCGCCTCCGGGCCCCGCCACCGCATTCTGCTCGCGGACGACAATGCCGACATGCGGGAATATGTACGTCGTTTGCTGGCGCCGCTCTATGACGTCGAGGCGGTCGAAGACGGCAAGGCCGCGCTGGAGGCGGTATGGCGGCGGCGCCCCGATCTCGTCCTGAGCGACATCATGATGCCGCGGCTCGACGGCATCAGTCTTCTCAATGCGCTTCGCGCTGATGCGGACCTCAAAGGGCTGCCCGTCATCTTCCTGTCGGCGCGGGCGGGCGAAGAGGCGAAGGTCGAAGGCCTGCAGATCGGCGCCGATGACTATCTCGTCAAGCCGTTCAGCGCACGCGAGCTGCTCGCGCGGGTTGCCGCCAATCTCGAACTGTCGGCCACACGGTCTGAGCGCGCGGTGCGGCTTGAAGAGGAGGCTCACGTGCTCGAGCTCCTGAACAAGGTTGGCAGCACAGTCGCCGGCGAGCTCAATCTGGATCGGGCCGTCCAGATCGTCACCGATGCCGCGACCGAATTGACCGGTGCCGCCTTCGGCTCGTTTTTCTACAATGTGATCAACGACAAGGGCGAGAGCTACATGCTCTACACCCTGTCCGGCGTACCGCGCGAGGCGTTCTCGCGGTTTCCGATGCCGCGCAACACGGCGGTATTCGCGCCGACCTTCAACGGCGATGCGATCGTGCGGTCCGACGACATCCTGAAGGATCCGCGCTACGGCAAGAACCATCCGCATTACGGGATGCCGAAGGGGCATCTGCCGGTGCGGAGCTATCTCGCTGCGCCCGTGGTGTCGCGGTCCGGCGAAGTGCTGGGCGGCCTGTTCTTCGGCCACCCTGAGCCGGGTGTGTTCGGCGATCGTGCAGAGCGGTTGATCGCCGGTATCGCCGCGCAGGCGGCGACAGCGATCGACACTGCGCGGCTATTCCAGGCCGCCGAGCGCGAGGTCGCCGAGCGCCGTCGCGCCGAAGCCGCATTGCAGATCCTCAACACGACGCTGGAGCAGCGCGTCTTGGAAGAGGTGCAGGAGCGGACCAAGGCCGAAGAGCAGCTGCGTCAGATTCAGAAGATGGAAGCCGTCGGCCAGCTGACCGGCGGCATCGCGCACGACTTTAACAACATGCTGGCGGTGATTATCGCCGGTCTCAATCTGATCCAGCGCAAACTCGACAGGGGAGAAACCGATGTCGAGCGCTTCGTGGGAGCCGCGATCGACGGCGCGCAGCGCGCCGCGGGTCTGACGCAGCGCCTGCTTGCGTTCTCGCGTCAACAGCCGCTCGCGCCGGTGACGCTCGATGGCAACAAAATGATTTCCGGCATGGCCGACCTGCTGGCCCGCACGCTTGGCGAGACCATCAGTCTCGAAACCGTGTTGGCCGCGGGCCTGTGGCGGGTCCGTGCGGACCCGGGCCAGCTCGAAAATGCCGTTCTCAACCTCTGCGTCAACGGCCGGGATGCGATGCCGGACGGCGGCAAGCTGACACTCGAGACCGCCAACAGCTATGTCGATGAGGTTGCGGCAAAGGCATACTCGATTCCGTCAGGGCAATATGTGATGATCGCCGTTGCCGATAACGGCGTCGGCATGAGCGCAGACGTCATCGCCAAGGCGTTTGATCCGTTCTTCACCACCAAGGGCGTCGGCAAGGGAACCGGCCTCGGCCTCAGCCAGGTCTATGGCTTCGTGCGCCAGTCGGGTGGCCACGTGAAGATTTATTCGGAGATTGGCGTCGGTACCACCGTCAAGATATATCTGCCGCGGCATCTTGGCGAAGCCGGTCCGGAGTTTGTCCGGCGTGTGCCGATGGCCTCATATCGCGGGCGGACGAACGAGGTCATCCTGGTGGTCGAGGATGAGGATCGCGTGCGCGGCGTTTCGGTCGAGGCGCTGCGGGAACTCGGCTACACCGTGGTCAGCGCAGCCAATCCCCACGAAGCCCTGAAACTTCTCGATGGCGGGCTTTCGGTGGCGTTACTGTTCACTGACGTGGTGATGCCGAGCATGTCCGGTCGCGAACTCGCCGTGCAGGCACGCGACCGCATTCCGGGCCTCAAGGTGCTTTACACCACGGGCTACACCCGCAACGCGATCATCCATAACGGCATTCTCGATCCCGGCACCAATCTGCTGCCGAAACCGTTTTCGATCGACGAACTGGCGACCAAAGTCCGCGAGGTCCTCGACGGAATCTAA
- a CDS encoding cytochrome P450, translated as MSTAVSPLAGETIRSDFDPFSPATRADPYGTYAELRAAAPVIRLTRYDIWAVPRFAEVKTIFGDHLNFSNAGGAGLANHFKEKPWRPPSIVLEADPPLHTRTRAVLARILSPGAMRRLADDFKAKAAMLVDGLVERGSFDAIKDIAEVFPVSVFPDALGIDQEGRENFLTYGAMVFAGFGPENDYFRELMQQAPRVLPWVAARCQREALRPGSFGAQVFEAADTGEISAEEAPLLVRSLLSAGLDTTISAIGMALYTLARHPEQWALLAADPSLSRAAFDETLRFDSPAPFVFRTTPHETEIAGVVIGKHEKVLLLLASANRDETRWEHADQFDVRRRLSGHMGFGVGIHGCVGQMVARLEAEAVIAALASRVKQFDIAGPVAFRDSSGLRALSTMPVRVTRK; from the coding sequence ATGAGCACCGCTGTGAGTCCCCTTGCCGGCGAAACTATCCGCAGTGATTTCGATCCGTTCAGCCCGGCGACGCGGGCCGATCCCTACGGCACCTATGCCGAGCTGCGTGCCGCAGCGCCGGTCATTCGCCTGACCAGATACGACATCTGGGCCGTGCCGCGCTTTGCCGAGGTCAAGACAATCTTCGGAGACCATCTCAACTTCAGCAACGCCGGCGGCGCCGGGCTTGCGAATCACTTCAAGGAAAAGCCGTGGCGGCCGCCGAGCATCGTGCTGGAAGCCGATCCGCCGCTGCATACAAGGACCCGTGCGGTGCTGGCGCGGATCCTGTCGCCCGGTGCGATGCGGCGGCTCGCCGATGATTTCAAGGCAAAGGCCGCAATGCTCGTCGACGGGCTGGTCGAGCGCGGATCGTTCGACGCCATCAAGGACATCGCGGAGGTGTTTCCGGTCAGCGTGTTTCCCGACGCGCTCGGCATCGACCAGGAGGGCCGCGAGAACTTCCTGACCTATGGCGCGATGGTGTTCGCCGGCTTCGGGCCGGAAAACGACTATTTTCGCGAGCTGATGCAGCAGGCGCCGCGCGTGCTGCCCTGGGTCGCTGCGCGCTGCCAGCGCGAGGCGCTGCGGCCGGGCAGCTTCGGCGCGCAGGTCTTCGAGGCGGCCGACACCGGCGAGATCAGCGCCGAGGAAGCACCGCTGCTGGTGCGCTCGCTGCTCTCGGCCGGGCTCGACACCACGATCAGCGCGATCGGCATGGCGCTGTACACGCTGGCGCGGCATCCCGAACAATGGGCGTTGCTCGCCGCCGACCCGTCGCTGTCGCGCGCGGCGTTCGACGAGACATTGCGGTTCGATTCGCCGGCGCCGTTCGTGTTCCGCACCACGCCGCACGAGACCGAGATCGCGGGCGTTGTGATCGGCAAGCACGAGAAGGTGCTGCTGCTGCTCGCCTCCGCCAACCGCGACGAGACGCGCTGGGAGCATGCCGACCAGTTCGACGTCAGGCGGCGGCTGTCCGGGCACATGGGCTTCGGCGTCGGCATCCACGGCTGCGTCGGACAGATGGTGGCGCGGCTGGAGGCGGAGGCCGTGATCGCAGCACTCGCCAGCCGCGTGAAGCAGTTCGACATTGCAGGCCCGGTCGCCTTCCGCGACAGCTCGGGCCTGCGGGCGCTCAGCACGATGCCGGTCCGCGTCACGCGCAAGTAG
- a CDS encoding TetR/AcrR family transcriptional regulator — translation MSIEERPSRGARRFQRRARQEADKEALKALILQTARKEFAAGTLETVSIQKIADAIGYSKGTVLKYYPTKLLLLLAVKQQNLEAVAAALERVRAQTADSDLRLRRVMETYLDYWADNPDHFRSLFSMSGTVEDRRFPDGVYFGETEIARRSYELFVVSVREFLAAHGAEPGPGLPQRLATALLAATHGVVALTLGTPTMKLPDMRGTGRLLIASLIDAWTARLAVARKSEGWPRISTGTFA, via the coding sequence ATGTCGATCGAGGAGCGACCCAGCAGGGGTGCGCGGCGCTTTCAGCGCCGGGCGCGCCAGGAGGCGGACAAGGAGGCGCTGAAGGCGCTGATCCTTCAGACCGCGCGCAAGGAGTTCGCCGCCGGCACGCTCGAGACCGTCTCGATCCAGAAGATCGCCGACGCGATCGGCTATTCGAAGGGCACCGTCCTCAAATACTACCCGACCAAGCTGTTGCTGCTGCTCGCGGTGAAGCAGCAGAACCTCGAGGCGGTTGCCGCAGCGCTCGAGCGGGTCCGCGCGCAGACTGCCGACAGCGATCTGCGGCTGCGGCGGGTGATGGAAACCTACCTCGACTACTGGGCCGACAATCCCGATCACTTCCGATCGCTGTTCTCGATGTCCGGCACGGTCGAGGACCGCCGGTTTCCTGACGGCGTCTATTTCGGCGAGACGGAGATCGCGCGCCGTAGCTACGAGCTGTTCGTGGTCTCGGTGCGGGAATTTCTCGCCGCGCATGGCGCCGAGCCGGGGCCGGGCCTGCCGCAACGGCTGGCGACCGCGCTACTCGCGGCGACCCATGGCGTGGTCGCGCTGACCCTCGGCACGCCGACCATGAAGCTTCCCGACATGCGCGGCACCGGCCGTCTCCTGATCGCGAGCCTGATCGATGCCTGGACGGCCAGACTTGCCGTCGCGCGGAAAAGCGAGGGCTGGCCGCGGATCTCGACCGGCACCTTCGCCTGA
- a CDS encoding transglutaminase family protein, protein MTEQLTDTISRLYTDPGEYVDSDHPAVEAFARAAVPRGASTREIASRLYTAVRDGIRYNPYVSMRSPESYRASSVLAAGNGYCVGKAALYAAACRVHGIPALVGFADVRNHLTTEKLRQSMGSDLFTWHGFTEVFVDGAWRKATPTFNDTLCAKLGVKPLDFDGHSDALLHPFDGEGRAYMQYVNDHGSYHDVPAKFLMREMAREYANMQGEDMSGRDMEREAAEQ, encoded by the coding sequence ATGACCGAGCAACTCACCGACACGATCAGCCGCCTCTACACCGACCCCGGCGAATATGTCGACAGCGACCATCCCGCCGTCGAGGCGTTCGCCCGCGCCGCCGTTCCACGCGGGGCCAGCACCCGCGAGATCGCGAGCCGGCTCTACACCGCGGTGCGCGACGGCATCCGCTACAACCCCTATGTCAGCATGCGTTCGCCGGAGAGCTATCGCGCCTCCAGCGTGCTCGCCGCCGGCAACGGCTATTGCGTCGGCAAGGCGGCGCTCTATGCGGCGGCCTGCCGGGTCCACGGCATCCCGGCCCTGGTCGGCTTCGCCGATGTCCGCAACCATCTCACCACCGAGAAGCTGCGCCAGAGCATGGGCTCGGACCTGTTCACCTGGCATGGCTTCACCGAAGTGTTCGTCGACGGCGCCTGGCGCAAGGCGACCCCGACCTTCAACGACACGCTGTGCGCCAAGCTCGGCGTCAAGCCGCTCGACTTCGACGGCCATTCCGACGCGCTGCTGCATCCCTTCGATGGTGAGGGCCGTGCCTACATGCAATACGTCAACGATCACGGCAGCTATCACGACGTTCCCGCCAAGTTCCTGATGCGCGAGATGGCGCGCGAATACGCCAACATGCAGGGCGAGGACATGTCCGGCCGCGACATGGAGCGCGAGGCCGCGGAACAATAA